In Nonomuraea sp. NBC_00507, the following are encoded in one genomic region:
- a CDS encoding helix-turn-helix domain-containing protein, with translation MRISDLLAIDDLRLTLLSGDPDREFSTVHITDLPEPGRYLSGGELVLTGLMWRHTPEDSSRFVAALAEAGVAALGAGAAWLGHVPGDLVDACRAADLPLIEVPTEVSFRTLTELVVPRLSGDVRDALGRHRRLVAAIAEGADLRELFELTAAELGVTGAVLSASGGMIVGSVQDPVDLARAYLTAPRLPALVAGSTIFAVGRGHRAAGWILACDGDLIGRADLGYELAACVGLERSRMEEGRRVERRLAEQLIVAALADADVAELNARLRTCGIDAAEPYAIVNATAPRPGATRGPDPATLGGQIVEELLGREVVAAAGADGAVAVVPLRGRTTAELADRLRAGAEVLAVLPDARVCAGLSGALTGPAAIKGGVEEAGHARRLAEARAGGVVTSDEIYTHALLLATVPGDVRRSFAARLLSPLLAYDRKHQSELVRTLGVFLDCAGSWNACAEQLHVHVNTVRYRIRRIEELTGRNLSTMADRVDFFLALRDTGLPR, from the coding sequence GTGCGTATCAGTGACCTGCTGGCCATCGACGATCTGCGGCTGACGCTGCTCAGCGGCGACCCCGATCGCGAGTTCAGCACGGTCCACATCACCGACCTGCCCGAGCCGGGGCGCTACCTGTCGGGCGGGGAGCTGGTGCTGACCGGGCTCATGTGGCGGCACACGCCGGAGGACTCCTCCAGATTCGTGGCCGCGCTGGCCGAGGCCGGCGTCGCCGCCCTGGGCGCGGGCGCGGCCTGGCTGGGCCACGTCCCCGGCGACCTGGTGGACGCGTGCAGGGCCGCCGACCTGCCGCTGATCGAGGTGCCGACCGAGGTCTCCTTCCGCACGCTGACCGAGCTGGTCGTGCCCCGGTTGTCCGGCGACGTACGCGACGCGCTCGGGCGCCACCGCAGGCTGGTCGCGGCCATCGCCGAAGGCGCCGACCTGCGCGAGCTGTTCGAGCTGACCGCCGCCGAGCTCGGCGTCACCGGCGCCGTCCTGTCCGCCTCCGGCGGGATGATCGTCGGCTCGGTCCAGGATCCCGTGGACCTGGCCAGGGCATACCTGACGGCGCCACGGCTGCCCGCCCTGGTCGCCGGCAGCACCATCTTCGCGGTCGGGCGCGGGCACCGCGCCGCGGGCTGGATCCTGGCCTGCGACGGCGACCTGATCGGCCGCGCCGACCTCGGCTACGAGCTGGCCGCCTGCGTCGGGCTCGAACGCAGCCGCATGGAGGAGGGTCGCAGGGTCGAACGCCGCCTGGCCGAGCAACTCATCGTGGCCGCGCTCGCCGACGCCGACGTGGCCGAGCTCAACGCCAGGCTGCGCACGTGCGGGATCGACGCGGCGGAGCCGTACGCGATCGTGAACGCCACCGCGCCCCGTCCGGGCGCCACCCGCGGACCGGACCCCGCCACGCTCGGCGGCCAGATCGTCGAGGAGCTGCTCGGCCGCGAGGTCGTGGCGGCGGCAGGCGCCGACGGCGCGGTCGCCGTGGTGCCGCTGCGCGGGCGCACCACGGCCGAGCTGGCCGACCGGCTGCGTGCCGGGGCTGAGGTGCTGGCCGTGCTGCCGGACGCCCGCGTCTGCGCGGGGCTGAGCGGCGCCCTCACCGGGCCCGCCGCGATCAAGGGCGGCGTGGAGGAGGCCGGGCACGCCCGGCGGCTGGCCGAGGCCCGCGCCGGCGGGGTGGTGACCAGCGACGAGATCTACACGCACGCGCTGCTGCTGGCCACGGTGCCGGGCGACGTGCGCCGCTCGTTCGCGGCGCGGCTGCTGTCGCCGCTGCTCGCCTACGACCGCAAACACCAGTCCGAGCTGGTGCGCACGCTCGGGGTTTTCCTCGACTGCGCCGGCTCATGGAACGCCTGCGCCGAGCAGCTCCACGTGCACGTCAACACCGTCCGCTATCGCATCCGCAGAATCGAGGAGCTCACCGGCAGAAACCTGTCCACCATGGCCGACCGCGTGGACTTCTTCCTGGCCCTCAGAGACACGGGTCTGCCGCGATAA
- a CDS encoding xanthine dehydrogenase family protein molybdopterin-binding subunit yields MTETAYTTRHGVGESARRPDAALKVSGEFAFASDLWIDGMAWGATLRSPHPSAWIRSIDVGPALKIPGVFTVLTHEDVPGAKFYGLEHKDQPVLAVDQVRYQGEPVAIVAADHPETARRAAAAIVVEYEVRQAVTDPRESQEIVRYQPVRVGDTFEAEVVVTGEYEVGMQDQAFLGPEAGLAVPAEDGGVDLYIATQWLHVDRDQLAPCLGLPQDKVRLTLSGVGGAFGAREDLSMQVHACMLALRLDRPVKMVYGREESFFGHVHRHPARMRYEHGATRDGRLVYVKADILLDGGAYCSSSPAVVGNAASLGVGPYEVPNVHVDATGVYTNNPPCGAMRGFGAVQACYAYESQMDRLAEACGLSPVEFRVRNAVSQGSRLITGQLIDSPAPLAEMLRDLEAMPLPADAQDRDLRGLPGGVSQTTHGESVRRGVGYGVGIKNICFSEGFDDYSTARVRAELVGGEPHVTVHTAAAEVGQGLVTIQAQIARTELGVDDVTVATADTQVGSAGSSSASRQSYVTGGAVKAACEAVRERFKGLPAREALERFGPIEETREYRHRPTYRMDRRTGQGDSHTQLALCVHRAVVDVDVELGLVKVVELAAVQDVGRILNPLALEGQIHGGSAQGLGLALMEEIQMRDGQVLNPSFTDYLIPTILDMPPMQLKILENPDPAAPYGLRGAGEPPTLSSTPAIAAAVRAATGLRLTRVPIRPEDIALFGKGV; encoded by the coding sequence ATGACGGAGACGGCGTACACGACGCGACACGGTGTCGGCGAGAGCGCGCGGCGTCCTGACGCGGCGCTGAAGGTGAGCGGCGAGTTCGCGTTCGCCTCCGACCTGTGGATCGACGGCATGGCCTGGGGGGCGACGTTGCGCAGCCCGCATCCGTCGGCGTGGATCCGCTCGATCGACGTGGGCCCCGCGCTGAAGATCCCCGGCGTGTTCACCGTGCTGACGCACGAGGACGTGCCGGGCGCGAAGTTCTACGGGCTGGAGCACAAGGACCAGCCGGTGCTGGCCGTCGACCAGGTCCGCTACCAGGGCGAGCCGGTGGCGATCGTGGCGGCCGACCACCCGGAGACGGCCCGCAGGGCGGCCGCGGCGATCGTGGTGGAGTACGAGGTCCGCCAGGCCGTCACCGACCCCCGCGAGTCCCAGGAGATCGTGCGGTACCAGCCGGTGCGGGTGGGCGACACGTTCGAGGCCGAGGTCGTGGTCACCGGCGAGTACGAGGTCGGCATGCAGGACCAGGCCTTCCTCGGCCCGGAGGCCGGGCTGGCGGTCCCGGCCGAGGACGGCGGCGTCGATCTGTACATCGCCACGCAGTGGCTGCACGTGGACCGCGACCAGCTCGCCCCCTGCCTCGGCCTGCCTCAAGACAAGGTGCGCCTGACGCTGTCCGGCGTGGGCGGCGCGTTCGGCGCCCGCGAGGACCTGTCGATGCAGGTGCACGCCTGCATGCTCGCTCTGCGCCTGGACCGCCCCGTGAAGATGGTCTACGGCCGTGAGGAGTCGTTCTTCGGCCACGTGCACCGCCACCCGGCCAGGATGCGCTACGAGCACGGCGCCACCCGCGACGGCAGGCTGGTCTACGTCAAGGCCGACATCCTGCTGGACGGCGGCGCGTACTGCTCGTCCTCGCCGGCCGTGGTGGGCAACGCCGCGTCGCTGGGGGTGGGCCCGTACGAGGTGCCGAACGTGCACGTGGACGCCACCGGCGTCTACACCAACAACCCGCCGTGCGGCGCGATGCGCGGCTTCGGGGCGGTGCAGGCCTGTTACGCCTACGAGTCGCAGATGGACCGCCTGGCCGAGGCGTGCGGGCTGTCGCCGGTGGAGTTCCGGGTGCGCAACGCCGTCTCCCAGGGCTCGCGGCTCATCACCGGCCAGCTGATCGACTCGCCGGCCCCGCTCGCTGAGATGCTGCGCGACCTGGAGGCCATGCCGCTGCCCGCCGACGCCCAGGATCGGGACCTGCGGGGGTTGCCCGGCGGCGTCTCCCAGACCACGCACGGCGAGTCGGTGCGGCGCGGCGTCGGGTACGGCGTCGGCATCAAGAACATCTGCTTCTCCGAGGGCTTCGACGACTACTCCACGGCCCGGGTGCGTGCCGAGCTGGTGGGCGGCGAGCCGCACGTCACCGTGCACACGGCCGCGGCCGAGGTGGGCCAGGGCCTGGTGACGATCCAGGCCCAGATCGCGCGCACCGAGCTGGGCGTCGACGACGTCACCGTGGCCACCGCCGACACCCAGGTGGGTTCGGCGGGCTCGTCGTCGGCGTCGCGGCAGTCGTACGTCACCGGCGGCGCGGTGAAGGCCGCCTGCGAGGCCGTGCGCGAGCGGTTCAAGGGGCTGCCGGCGCGGGAGGCGCTGGAGAGGTTCGGGCCGATCGAGGAGACCCGCGAGTACCGGCACCGGCCCACGTACCGGATGGATCGGCGCACCGGGCAGGGCGACTCGCACACGCAGCTGGCGCTGTGCGTGCACCGGGCCGTGGTGGACGTGGACGTGGAGCTCGGGCTGGTCAAGGTGGTGGAGCTGGCGGCCGTACAGGACGTCGGGCGGATACTGAACCCGCTGGCGCTGGAGGGACAGATCCACGGCGGGAGCGCGCAGGGCCTCGGGCTGGCGCTGATGGAGGAGATCCAGATGCGCGACGGGCAGGTGCTGAACCCGTCGTTCACCGACTACCTCATCCCCACCATCCTCGACATGCCGCCCATGCAGCTGAAAATCCTGGAAAATCCTGACCCTGCGGCTCCGTACGGGCTGCGTGGCGCGGGCGAGCCCCCGACGTTGTCCTCCACCCCCGCCATCGCCGCGGCGGTGCGGGCGGCGACGGGGCTCAGGTTGACGCGTGTTCCGATCAGGCCGGAAGATATCGCCCTGTTCGGTAAAGGGGTCTAA
- a CDS encoding EF-hand domain-containing protein, translating into MASAREAAEAEFRRFDADGDGLLTAAEIRQANEALGGQGVSESEVEAFIKSADRDGDGTIGLEEFVGLVGHGRHEKA; encoded by the coding sequence ATGGCAAGCGCACGTGAGGCGGCCGAGGCGGAATTCCGGCGTTTCGACGCCGACGGCGACGGCCTGCTGACCGCGGCCGAGATCCGCCAGGCCAACGAGGCGCTGGGCGGGCAGGGCGTGTCCGAGAGCGAAGTCGAGGCGTTCATCAAGTCCGCCGACCGCGACGGCGACGGCACGATCGGGCTCGAGGAGTTCGTCGGTCTCGTCGGCCACGGGCGGCACGAGAAAGCGTGA
- a CDS encoding NCS2 family permease, whose product MLDRFFELTGRGTTVGREVRGGITTFVAMAYIILLNPIILAGAKDVTGARLSIAELTTSTALAAAVTTLLMAFIGNAPFGLAAGLGLNAVVAYQAAPHMTWAEAMGLVVLEGLVIIVLAVTGLRTLIMNAIPLALKHAISVGIGLFIALIGLVDAGFVAAGAATPVQLGTTGHLTGWPVTMFCFGLLLMIALFARRIPGAILISIVVTAALSILVNALATIDPRSWGVVTPRVPESLVAAPQFGLVGEFDVFGGFARAGALTAGVVLFTLVLSGFFDAMGTIIGVSDEAGLVDRQGRVPRLGRVLTVDGVGGVVGGVVSSSANTVFVESAAGVGEGARTGLASVATGALLGLTLLFTPLAAVVPAAAAAPALVLVGALMMMQSKNVPWDDVELAVPAFLTIALMPFTYSITNGVGAGVIVYTLIKAVKGKFAEIPWLLWIVSAIFLAYFGIDWLERLFD is encoded by the coding sequence GTGCTCGACCGATTCTTCGAGCTGACCGGGCGGGGGACCACCGTCGGCCGTGAGGTGCGTGGCGGGATCACCACGTTCGTGGCCATGGCCTACATCATCCTGCTCAACCCGATCATCCTGGCCGGCGCGAAGGACGTCACGGGCGCTCGGCTCTCCATCGCCGAGCTGACCACCTCCACCGCGCTGGCCGCGGCCGTGACCACGCTGCTCATGGCCTTCATCGGCAACGCGCCCTTCGGCCTTGCGGCCGGGCTGGGGCTGAACGCGGTGGTCGCCTACCAGGCCGCGCCGCACATGACATGGGCCGAGGCCATGGGACTGGTGGTGCTCGAAGGCCTGGTGATCATCGTGCTGGCCGTGACCGGCCTCCGCACCCTGATCATGAACGCGATCCCGCTGGCGCTCAAGCACGCCATCAGCGTGGGCATCGGCCTGTTCATCGCGCTCATCGGGCTGGTCGACGCCGGCTTCGTGGCGGCGGGCGCGGCCACGCCCGTGCAGCTCGGCACGACCGGGCACCTGACGGGCTGGCCGGTCACGATGTTCTGCTTCGGCCTGCTGCTGATGATCGCCCTGTTCGCGCGGCGGATCCCTGGCGCCATCCTCATCAGCATCGTGGTCACCGCGGCCCTGTCCATCCTGGTGAACGCGCTGGCCACGATCGATCCCAGGTCGTGGGGCGTGGTCACGCCACGGGTGCCCGAGTCGCTGGTCGCCGCGCCGCAGTTCGGGCTGGTCGGCGAGTTCGACGTGTTCGGCGGGTTCGCCAGGGCGGGGGCGCTGACGGCGGGAGTGGTGCTGTTCACCCTGGTGTTGTCCGGGTTCTTCGACGCGATGGGCACGATCATCGGTGTCAGCGACGAGGCCGGGCTCGTGGACCGGCAGGGGCGCGTGCCGCGGCTGGGCCGGGTCCTGACGGTGGACGGCGTCGGCGGCGTGGTGGGCGGTGTGGTGAGCTCCTCGGCGAACACCGTCTTCGTGGAGTCGGCCGCCGGCGTCGGCGAGGGGGCGCGGACGGGCCTCGCCAGTGTGGCGACCGGGGCGCTGCTGGGGCTGACGCTGCTGTTCACGCCGCTGGCCGCGGTGGTGCCCGCCGCCGCGGCGGCGCCCGCGCTGGTGCTGGTCGGGGCTCTGATGATGATGCAGAGCAAGAACGTGCCATGGGATGACGTCGAGCTCGCCGTGCCGGCGTTCCTGACGATCGCGCTGATGCCGTTCACCTACTCGATCACGAACGGCGTCGGCGCCGGTGTGATCGTCTATACGCTCATCAAGGCCGTCAAGGGGAAGTTCGCCGAGATCCCGTGGTTGTTGTGGATCGTGTCGGCGATCTTCCTGGCGTACTTCGGGATCGACTGGCTTGAGCGGCTCTTCGACTAG
- a CDS encoding excalibur calcium-binding domain-containing protein, whose amino-acid sequence MDKPEEPPLADPGEPKASRLTTIVLIVSLVLVVLVAGVAGTVAVLMTQNPDTPLLGGTPPHRLPVPIHFAPVRETKPAPCPGDPAVLDEQQKTCYLLEDGVTVGAVQQIEPVREKDGQYSVRIAIAPAFKERLVQLIDELVSEQRQVAVVLAPEQPDQPKIVLAAPIVTQSMDGDSMSIAGYTEAEARALSSRLLGPGASGTPAPTDSLGSSPPATPPATTGTSGTTGTTGTTGTPGTTGSTGGTGTNPGVTNPATNAGRTPNRRFATCKEARAAGYGPYHKGTHEEYSWYPDVDNNGTACNSADIR is encoded by the coding sequence ATGGACAAGCCGGAAGAGCCGCCACTTGCGGACCCGGGGGAGCCGAAGGCCAGCAGACTCACCACCATCGTGTTGATCGTCTCGCTGGTCCTCGTCGTGCTCGTCGCAGGCGTGGCCGGCACGGTCGCCGTGCTGATGACGCAAAATCCCGACACGCCGCTGTTAGGTGGCACGCCGCCGCACCGCCTGCCCGTGCCCATCCACTTCGCCCCGGTCAGGGAGACCAAGCCCGCGCCGTGCCCGGGCGATCCGGCCGTGCTGGACGAGCAGCAGAAGACCTGCTACCTGCTGGAGGACGGCGTCACCGTCGGCGCCGTCCAGCAGATCGAGCCGGTGCGCGAGAAGGACGGCCAATACTCCGTGCGCATCGCGATCGCGCCGGCGTTCAAGGAGCGGCTGGTCCAGCTCATCGACGAGTTGGTGTCCGAGCAGCGACAGGTGGCGGTCGTGCTGGCGCCCGAGCAACCCGACCAGCCCAAGATCGTGCTGGCCGCGCCCATCGTCACCCAGAGCATGGACGGCGACAGCATGAGCATCGCCGGCTACACCGAGGCTGAGGCCCGCGCGCTGTCCTCCCGTCTGCTCGGCCCGGGGGCGAGCGGCACCCCCGCGCCCACCGACTCCCTCGGCAGCAGCCCGCCGGCCACACCCCCCGCCACGACCGGCACGAGCGGCACGACCGGGACGACCGGCACGACGGGAACCCCTGGCACCACAGGGAGCACCGGTGGCACGGGGACGAACCCCGGCGTGACGAACCCCGCGACCAACGCCGGCCGCACCCCCAACCGCCGCTTCGCCACCTGCAAGGAGGCCCGGGCGGCCGGCTACGGGCCCTATCACAAGGGCACGCACGAGGAATACTCCTGGTACCCCGACGTCGACAACAACGGCACGGCCTGCAACTCCGCGGACATCCGCTAG
- the ald gene encoding alanine dehydrogenase produces MKIGVPLEVKNSEYRVALTPAGVNELVRHDHQVYVERGAGDGSSIPDSYYAAAGAVIVPTADEVWGASDLIMKVKEPMPEEYHRLRKGQVLFTYLHLAASQACTRALLDSGCTAVAYETVQTPDGALPLLAPMSEVAGRLAPQVGAYHLMRSAGGRGVLMGGVSGVHAARVVVIGAGVSGMNAAAIALGMQAEVLLLDKNIDKLRQADMIYQGHLQTVASNMLEIERAVLEADLVIGAVLVPGAKAPELVSNDLVSRMKPGSVLVDISIDQGGCFADSRPTTHGEPTYRVHDSIFYCVANMPGAVPHTSTFALTNVTLPYALAMANLGWRQAMREDAALALGLSTHEGHLTSQPVAEAHGLEWTPSEAVLG; encoded by the coding sequence ATGAAGATCGGCGTTCCTCTAGAAGTCAAGAACAGCGAATATCGGGTGGCGCTCACCCCTGCGGGGGTGAACGAACTGGTGCGCCACGACCATCAGGTCTACGTCGAGCGGGGGGCCGGCGATGGGTCGTCGATCCCCGACTCCTACTACGCCGCGGCAGGCGCCGTCATCGTGCCCACGGCCGACGAGGTGTGGGGCGCGAGCGACCTGATCATGAAGGTAAAGGAGCCGATGCCGGAGGAGTACCACCGGCTGCGCAAGGGGCAGGTGCTCTTCACGTATCTGCATCTGGCCGCTTCCCAAGCGTGCACGCGGGCGCTGCTCGACTCGGGCTGCACCGCGGTCGCGTACGAGACCGTGCAGACCCCGGACGGCGCGCTGCCGCTGCTCGCGCCCATGTCCGAGGTGGCGGGCCGGCTGGCGCCGCAGGTGGGGGCCTACCACCTGATGCGCTCGGCGGGCGGCAGGGGCGTGCTGATGGGCGGCGTCTCCGGCGTGCACGCGGCGCGCGTCGTGGTCATCGGGGCCGGCGTGTCCGGCATGAACGCCGCCGCCATCGCCCTCGGCATGCAGGCCGAGGTGCTGCTGCTCGACAAGAACATCGACAAGCTGCGCCAGGCGGACATGATCTACCAGGGGCACCTGCAGACGGTCGCCTCCAACATGCTGGAGATCGAGCGTGCGGTCCTGGAGGCGGACCTGGTCATCGGCGCGGTGCTGGTGCCCGGCGCCAAGGCGCCCGAGCTGGTGAGCAACGACCTGGTCAGCCGGATGAAGCCGGGCTCGGTGCTGGTGGACATCTCGATCGACCAGGGCGGCTGTTTCGCGGACTCGCGGCCGACCACGCACGGGGAGCCGACGTACCGGGTGCACGACTCGATCTTCTACTGTGTGGCCAACATGCCGGGGGCCGTGCCGCACACCTCGACGTTCGCGCTGACGAACGTCACGTTGCCGTACGCGCTGGCCATGGCCAACCTGGGCTGGCGGCAGGCCATGCGCGAGGACGCGGCGCTCGCGCTCGGTCTGAGCACCCACGAGGGCCATCTGACCAGCCAGCCCGTGGCCGAGGCGCACGGGCTGGAGTGGACGCCGTCGGAGGCGGTGCTGGGCTGA
- a CDS encoding DUF3105 domain-containing protein, translated as MTKEKAQARREHLQQMRAEQKRKQRRAALLMWGTGGLIIVLLVGVVGYYLIDQARKTSLDAVANYKYEAGQHVWNAVSYKETPPVGGEHNNYWQQCAIYDKPIHPEHAVHSMEHGASWITYRLDLPKAQVDKLKEVAASTGNQEYMLMSPFPNLSAPIVVSSWGHQLKLNSPDDPKLGAFIKRYQNGADTPEPGATCGGADAITTTADQAPLPSEPTGQQQPTASPSPSQSQQ; from the coding sequence ATGACGAAGGAGAAGGCGCAGGCAAGGCGCGAGCATCTGCAGCAGATGCGGGCCGAGCAGAAGCGCAAACAACGCCGCGCCGCGCTGCTCATGTGGGGAACGGGCGGACTGATCATCGTGTTGCTCGTCGGCGTGGTCGGCTATTACCTGATCGACCAGGCTCGGAAGACCTCGCTGGACGCCGTGGCCAACTACAAGTACGAGGCCGGCCAGCACGTGTGGAACGCCGTCTCTTACAAGGAGACCCCGCCGGTGGGTGGCGAGCACAACAACTACTGGCAGCAGTGCGCGATCTACGACAAGCCGATCCACCCAGAGCATGCCGTGCACTCGATGGAGCACGGCGCCTCCTGGATCACCTACCGGCTCGACCTGCCCAAGGCGCAGGTCGACAAGCTGAAGGAAGTGGCCGCGTCCACGGGCAACCAGGAATACATGCTGATGAGCCCGTTCCCCAACCTATCCGCACCGATCGTCGTGTCATCGTGGGGTCACCAGCTCAAGCTGAACAGCCCGGACGACCCGAAGCTCGGGGCGTTCATCAAGCGCTACCAGAACGGCGCTGACACGCCGGAGCCGGGCGCCACGTGCGGCGGCGCCGACGCCATCACGACCACGGCCGACCAGGCTCCGCTGCCGTCCGAGCCCACGGGCCAGCAGCAGCCGACCGCCTCCCCGTCGCCGAGCCAGTCCCAGCAGTAG
- a CDS encoding DUF305 domain-containing protein, whose product MKKPVRNPLLVVCGVLVLAAAAFLLFGRAGTPGDSSPEAGFARDMAAHHAQAVDMAFTIRDKGPAKEVRNLAFDIINTQANQRGMFLGWLQQWELDQASDQRPMAWMSGHGHGGATVAPGTMPGMATPEELTKLKEAQGTQAEILFLQLMIRHHEGGVEMAEGLLKLSTRPEVVSMAQKIVQGQSGEIKLMTDMLRQRGAQPYPSILQPQ is encoded by the coding sequence ATGAAAAAGCCCGTCAGGAATCCACTCCTTGTCGTCTGCGGCGTGCTGGTGCTCGCCGCCGCCGCATTTCTGCTGTTCGGTCGAGCGGGCACGCCGGGCGACTCCTCGCCCGAGGCCGGATTCGCCCGCGACATGGCCGCGCACCACGCGCAGGCCGTGGACATGGCGTTCACGATCAGGGACAAGGGTCCCGCCAAGGAGGTCAGGAATCTGGCCTTCGACATCATCAACACCCAGGCCAACCAGCGTGGCATGTTCCTCGGCTGGCTGCAGCAGTGGGAGCTGGACCAGGCGAGCGACCAGCGGCCGATGGCCTGGATGAGCGGCCACGGGCACGGCGGCGCCACGGTGGCGCCCGGCACCATGCCCGGCATGGCCACGCCCGAGGAGCTGACCAAGCTCAAGGAGGCGCAGGGCACACAGGCCGAGATCCTCTTCCTGCAGTTGATGATCCGCCATCACGAGGGCGGCGTGGAGATGGCCGAGGGCTTGCTCAAGCTGTCCACCCGGCCGGAGGTCGTCAGCATGGCGCAGAAGATCGTCCAGGGGCAGAGCGGCGAGATCAAGCTCATGACGGACATGCTGCGCCAGCGTGGCGCCCAGCCTTATCCGTCGATACTCCAACCTCAGTGA
- a CDS encoding phytoene desaturase family protein, with the protein MDADAIVVGSGPNGLVAAVTLARAGRKVLLLEAAERFGGGLRSGELTLPGRVHDFGATVMAMALASPAFRRLGLEGGEFRKGGESLRGVEFVHPAVPAAHPLDDRPAVLVHRDPRRTAEALGRDAGAWLATAGAAARAGFPLVELLLEPLGPWHVPPRAFAQAARFGLAGALPATTFARRAFRTVEARALIAGMAAHAMLDLRSPITAGYGLMLASLAHLVGWPLVRGGSQVLADALVAELRALGGEAVAGHRVRRLAELSAPTVVLDVTPRQLIAMADLPAGYRRRLERFRYGPGVFKVDWALDGPVPWREPAVAGAGTVHLGGTLEEIALSEAETAAGRHSPRPYVLLVQPYAADPTRGGHTLWAYCHVPNGSAVDMTDAIETQIERFAPGFRDRVLARHTMGPADLEAANPNLVGGDIGGGLASLTQFLRRPVWSPAPWRTPLPGVFLCSASTPPGAGAHGMGGWQAARLALRPRTP; encoded by the coding sequence ATGGACGCCGACGCGATCGTCGTCGGCTCCGGGCCCAACGGGCTGGTCGCCGCGGTCACGCTGGCCCGTGCCGGACGCAAGGTGCTGCTGCTGGAGGCGGCCGAGCGGTTCGGCGGCGGGCTGCGCTCCGGCGAGCTGACCCTGCCGGGACGGGTGCACGACTTCGGGGCGACCGTCATGGCGATGGCGCTGGCCTCGCCGGCGTTCCGCCGGCTCGGCCTCGAAGGGGGCGAGTTTCGCAAGGGGGGCGAGTCCCTCAGGGGGGTCGAGTTCGTCCATCCCGCGGTGCCCGCGGCCCATCCGCTGGACGACCGTCCCGCCGTGCTCGTGCACCGCGACCCGCGCCGCACCGCCGAGGCGCTCGGGCGGGACGCGGGCGCGTGGCTGGCCACCGCCGGCGCGGCGGCGCGAGCCGGATTCCCGCTGGTGGAGCTGCTGCTCGAGCCCTTGGGGCCATGGCACGTGCCGCCGCGGGCGTTCGCGCAGGCGGCCAGATTCGGGCTCGCGGGCGCGCTGCCGGCCACGACGTTCGCGCGGCGGGCCTTCCGCACCGTGGAAGCGCGCGCGCTGATCGCGGGCATGGCCGCGCATGCCATGCTCGACCTGCGCTCCCCCATCACCGCCGGATACGGCCTGATGCTGGCGTCCCTGGCTCACCTGGTGGGCTGGCCGCTGGTGCGGGGCGGGTCCCAGGTGCTGGCCGACGCCCTCGTGGCCGAGCTCAGAGCGCTGGGTGGGGAGGCGGTCGCCGGGCACCGGGTGCGCCGCCTGGCCGAGCTGTCCGCGCCGACCGTGGTGCTCGACGTGACACCCCGGCAGCTCATCGCCATGGCCGACCTGCCTGCGGGCTACCGCCGGCGGCTCGAACGCTTCCGCTACGGGCCCGGGGTGTTCAAGGTGGACTGGGCGCTGGACGGGCCCGTGCCGTGGCGGGAACCGGCGGTGGCGGGCGCGGGCACGGTGCACCTGGGCGGGACGCTGGAGGAGATCGCGCTCAGCGAGGCGGAGACGGCGGCGGGGCGGCATTCGCCGCGTCCGTACGTGCTCCTCGTCCAGCCCTATGCGGCCGACCCGACCAGGGGCGGGCACACGCTCTGGGCGTACTGCCACGTTCCCAACGGGTCGGCGGTGGACATGACGGACGCCATCGAGACGCAGATCGAGCGGTTCGCGCCGGGGTTCCGTGACCGTGTGCTGGCCAGACACACGATGGGGCCGGCGGATTTGGAAGCGGCCAATCCGAACCTGGTGGGGGGCGACATCGGGGGCGGGCTGGCGAGCCTGACCCAGTTCCTCCGCCGCCCTGTGTGGTCCCCCGCCCCGTGGCGCACGCCGCTTCCCGGGGTGTTCCTGTGCTCGGCCTCAACGCCGCCGGGGGCCGGGGCGCACGGAATGGGCGGCTGGCAGGCTGCCCGCCTGGCCCTCCGCCCTCGCACACCGTGA